One Anaeromyxobacter diazotrophicus genomic region harbors:
- a CDS encoding MtnX-like HAD-IB family phosphatase — translation MKPSVAVVCDFDGTATVEDLADALSIQHLGYDRWKAANDAFHAGEISFVELLRRIFEPVAATPDEVRAFALAHARFRPGFAELLATCRQRGVRFVLASGGLDLYIRPALTKLPAALTDGLEIRANGARHVPGGLALSFPYAEAPGACGQCGSCKGAIVKELQAEGHTVISVGDGNADRCMAGVADVLFARGRLHAWCGEQGIACEEFETFAPVIARVAALSRAA, via the coding sequence GTGAAGCCCTCGGTGGCGGTGGTGTGCGACTTCGACGGGACCGCGACGGTGGAGGACCTCGCCGACGCCCTGTCCATCCAGCACCTCGGGTACGACCGCTGGAAGGCCGCCAACGACGCCTTCCACGCGGGCGAGATCTCGTTCGTGGAGCTGCTCCGGCGCATCTTCGAGCCGGTGGCGGCCACGCCCGACGAGGTCCGCGCCTTCGCGCTCGCCCACGCGCGCTTCCGGCCGGGGTTCGCCGAGCTGCTGGCGACCTGCCGCCAGCGCGGCGTCCGCTTCGTGCTGGCCTCGGGCGGCCTCGACCTCTACATCCGGCCGGCGCTGACCAAGCTCCCGGCGGCGCTCACCGACGGCCTCGAGATCCGCGCCAACGGCGCGCGCCACGTGCCGGGCGGGCTCGCCCTCTCCTTCCCCTACGCGGAGGCGCCCGGCGCCTGCGGCCAGTGCGGCTCCTGCAAGGGCGCCATCGTGAAGGAGCTGCAGGCGGAGGGCCACACGGTGATCTCGGTCGGCGACGGCAACGCCGACCGCTGCATGGCCGGCGTGGCCGACGTGCTCTTCGCCCGCGGCCGGCTCCACGCCTGGTGCGGGGAGCAGGGGATCGCGTGCGAGGAGTTCGAGACCTTCGCCCCCGTCATCGCGCGGGTGGCGGCGCTCTCCCGGGCCGCCTGA
- a CDS encoding Gfo/Idh/MocA family protein, giving the protein MTPTHGPRLRGALIGYGFIGAQGHVPAYLKRSDVELVAVADICPARRALVAAQLPRARVYESADALLAAEQGRIDFVDVATPPSEHARLALRALDLGLHVLCEKPLATRLADAAALLEKARSARRVLFPCHNYKHAPVVTAIREVIRSGRIGKVRAVSLSTFRNTHAKGVTEWNTHWRREVRHSGGGIAMDHGSHTFYLTFDWMDAWPTAVTAKLTNQEPSKWDTEDNFSAVLTFPTGLADVHLTWTAGVRKVIYNVQGERGALTVDDDDLQIAVMRRTDGPDVAQGAVTWDVERRTIASDWMDASHTRWFNAMFDQFLAAVASDDFAGKEAQDAYRCIEIITTAYRSSAEGCRELPLAGVPPGGAGAPR; this is encoded by the coding sequence ATGACCCCCACTCACGGCCCGCGCCTGCGCGGCGCCCTCATCGGCTATGGCTTCATCGGCGCGCAGGGGCACGTCCCGGCGTACCTGAAGCGGAGCGACGTCGAGCTCGTGGCGGTGGCCGACATCTGCCCGGCCCGCCGGGCGCTCGTCGCGGCGCAGCTCCCCCGGGCGCGCGTCTACGAGTCGGCCGACGCGCTGCTCGCCGCCGAGCAGGGCCGGATCGACTTCGTCGACGTGGCCACCCCGCCGAGCGAGCACGCGCGCCTCGCGCTGCGCGCGCTCGACCTCGGCCTGCACGTATTGTGCGAGAAGCCGCTCGCCACGCGCCTCGCCGACGCGGCGGCGCTGCTCGAGAAGGCGCGCTCGGCCAGGCGGGTGCTCTTCCCCTGCCACAACTACAAGCACGCGCCGGTGGTGACCGCCATCCGGGAGGTGATCCGCTCCGGCCGGATCGGCAAGGTCCGGGCGGTGTCGCTCTCGACCTTCCGCAACACCCACGCCAAGGGCGTCACCGAGTGGAACACCCACTGGCGGCGCGAGGTGCGCCACTCCGGCGGCGGCATCGCCATGGACCACGGCAGCCACACCTTCTACCTGACGTTCGACTGGATGGACGCCTGGCCGACCGCGGTGACGGCCAAGCTGACCAACCAGGAGCCGTCCAAGTGGGACACCGAGGACAACTTCTCGGCCGTGCTCACCTTCCCCACCGGCCTCGCCGACGTGCACCTCACCTGGACGGCCGGCGTGCGCAAGGTCATCTACAACGTGCAGGGGGAGCGCGGCGCCCTCACCGTGGACGACGACGACCTCCAGATCGCCGTGATGCGGCGCACCGACGGCCCGGACGTGGCGCAGGGCGCGGTCACCTGGGACGTGGAGCGCCGGACCATCGCCTCCGACTGGATGGACGCCAGCCACACCCGCTGGTTCAACGCCATGTTCGACCAGTTCCTGGCGGCGGTGGCGAGCGACGACTTCGCCGGCAAGGAGGCGCAGGACGCCTACCGGTGCATCGAGATCATCACCACGGCCTACCGCTCGTCGGCCGAGGGCTGCCGGGAGCTGCCGCTCGCCGGCGTGCCGCCGGGCGGCGCCGGGGCGCCGCGGTGA
- a CDS encoding flagellar motor switch protein FliM, with product MPATLSPEEVKALMSAIQDGKVATEGARGHRGPVANYDLTSQDRIIRGQMPTLDAINEQIAQQLALGLTGRTRLAIRASSAAATLLKFADLTPLLAPPAAVCVLGLGGGYGFGLAVLEPGVAEQLLAAALGDRRSRQPDAVPDARRELTAVEQGVLKRLLGVFTDAIASAWEQVMPFKPEPLRFELDPRMASIAPPSDVGIVSAFELTGGLDGRLQLVIPYAAVEPAKQRLAAPRRLSQRGDDRVARMMAREIEQVKVDVRGLLGATRITLSRLLELEQGEVLLLDRDECAPLPISVQGRLKLLGSPSVAGGAMAMKVERALAAPSPAALLSR from the coding sequence ATGCCCGCCACGCTCTCACCGGAGGAAGTCAAGGCGCTGATGAGCGCCATCCAGGACGGGAAGGTCGCGACCGAGGGCGCGCGCGGTCACCGCGGCCCGGTCGCCAACTACGACCTCACCAGCCAGGACCGCATCATCCGCGGGCAGATGCCGACGCTCGACGCGATCAACGAGCAGATCGCGCAGCAGCTCGCCCTGGGGCTCACCGGCCGCACCCGGCTCGCCATCCGCGCCAGCTCGGCGGCCGCGACGCTGCTCAAGTTCGCCGACCTGACGCCGCTCCTGGCGCCGCCGGCGGCGGTGTGCGTGCTCGGGCTGGGCGGCGGCTACGGCTTCGGGCTGGCGGTGCTCGAGCCCGGCGTCGCCGAGCAGCTCCTGGCGGCCGCGCTCGGGGACCGCCGCTCCCGCCAGCCCGACGCCGTCCCGGACGCGCGCCGCGAGCTGACCGCCGTCGAGCAGGGCGTGCTGAAGCGGCTCCTGGGCGTGTTCACCGACGCCATCGCCAGCGCGTGGGAGCAGGTGATGCCGTTCAAGCCGGAGCCGCTCCGGTTCGAGCTGGACCCGCGCATGGCGTCCATCGCCCCCCCCTCGGACGTCGGCATCGTCTCGGCCTTCGAGCTGACCGGCGGGCTCGACGGCCGGCTGCAGCTCGTCATCCCCTACGCCGCGGTCGAGCCCGCCAAGCAGCGCCTGGCCGCCCCCCGCCGCCTCTCCCAGCGCGGCGACGACCGGGTGGCGCGGATGATGGCGCGCGAGATCGAGCAGGTGAAGGTCGACGTGCGCGGGCTGCTGGGCGCGACCCGCATCACGCTCTCGCGGCTGCTGGAGCTGGAGCAGGGCGAGGTGCTCCTGCTCGACCGCGACGAGTGCGCCCCGCTCCCCATCTCCGTGCAGGGCCGGCTGAAGCTGCTCGGCTCGCCCAGCGTCGCCGGCGGCGCCATGGCCATGAAGGTCGAGCGCGCCCTCGCGGCCCCCTCCCCGGCCGCTCTCCTCTCGAGGTGA
- a CDS encoding flagellar basal body-associated FliL family protein yields the protein MADADQKTEAKPAAPAAAGGSKAVPLLLAVNSVLLAAVLALLVLKPGGLKHAEAAEGDHGAAAAGAGEGGKPHGEKGAKGKEALPGPTLRLPDFVVHLRDADADRYARLSFELELPDEKAKEGVTARLPQIRDGFLFYLADRTAEDLRGSEAMMKVKTALAQKLGELAPGVPVRGLYVTELVVQ from the coding sequence ATGGCGGACGCAGACCAGAAGACCGAGGCGAAGCCGGCGGCCCCGGCGGCGGCAGGCGGCTCGAAGGCGGTGCCGCTGCTGCTCGCCGTCAACAGCGTGCTGCTCGCGGCTGTGCTGGCGCTGCTCGTGCTGAAGCCCGGCGGCCTCAAGCACGCCGAGGCGGCCGAGGGCGACCACGGCGCGGCGGCGGCGGGCGCGGGCGAAGGCGGCAAGCCGCACGGCGAGAAGGGAGCCAAGGGCAAGGAGGCGCTGCCCGGCCCGACGCTGCGCCTGCCCGACTTCGTCGTCCACCTCCGCGACGCCGACGCCGATCGCTACGCCCGGCTCTCCTTCGAGCTGGAGCTGCCGGACGAGAAGGCGAAGGAGGGCGTCACCGCGCGGCTGCCGCAGATCCGCGACGGGTTCCTGTTCTACCTCGCCGACCGCACCGCCGAGGACCTGCGCGGGAGCGAGGCCATGATGAAGGTGAAGACCGCCCTGGCCCAGAAGCTGGGCGAGCTCGCGCCGGGGGTGCCGGTGCGCGGCCTCTACGTCACCGAGCTGGTCGTCCAGTAG
- a CDS encoding aspartate aminotransferase family protein produces the protein MKKKNVVLRTAIPGPRSQQIVAQEQRHLAPGLQGFALWAGVAMDHGRGSTLTDVDGNTYVDLIGGIGVNALGHCHPAYVAALTEQAQQLTVGSFTSAPRADLVNDVCGMAPAGLDRLQLYSSGAEAVESALRLARHATGRQEVVGFWGGFHGKTAGAAALMGSTSKYGLGPFPAGTTLVPYADCYRCPLALEEASCGLACIELARKAMKAQPSGPVAAVIAEPMQGTAGNVIPPKEFLPAMADAAHELGALFIADEMITGFGRTGKPWGVDHSGARPDIVTLGKGFGSGFPIAGVLTRDAISQAKPWANPSGASSSYGGNALAAAAARASVRTIRDQKLWENAEKVGAAMLAELRRMQERHPFIGQVRGAGLFLAIEMVKDRKTKEPVDTAVMKDVYQRCVRRGLLAMTYSPHIRLQPALTIDEDTALEGLSLLDEAFRELDESGRWR, from the coding sequence ATGAAGAAAAAGAACGTCGTCCTCCGGACCGCCATCCCCGGCCCGCGCTCGCAGCAGATCGTCGCTCAGGAGCAGCGCCACCTCGCGCCCGGCCTGCAAGGCTTCGCGCTCTGGGCCGGCGTCGCCATGGACCACGGGCGGGGCTCCACGCTGACCGACGTCGACGGCAACACCTACGTCGACCTCATCGGCGGGATCGGCGTCAACGCGCTCGGCCACTGCCACCCGGCCTACGTGGCGGCGCTCACCGAGCAGGCGCAGCAGCTCACCGTCGGCAGCTTCACCTCGGCGCCGCGGGCGGACCTGGTGAACGACGTCTGCGGGATGGCCCCGGCCGGCCTCGACCGGCTGCAGCTCTACTCGTCGGGCGCGGAGGCGGTCGAGTCCGCGCTCCGGCTCGCCCGCCACGCCACCGGCCGGCAGGAGGTGGTCGGCTTCTGGGGCGGCTTCCACGGCAAGACCGCCGGCGCGGCCGCGCTCATGGGGTCGACCTCCAAGTACGGCCTGGGGCCGTTCCCGGCCGGCACCACCCTCGTCCCGTACGCCGACTGCTACCGCTGCCCGCTGGCCCTCGAGGAGGCGAGCTGCGGCCTGGCGTGCATCGAGCTGGCCCGCAAGGCGATGAAGGCGCAGCCGTCCGGCCCGGTGGCGGCGGTCATCGCCGAGCCGATGCAGGGCACGGCCGGCAACGTCATCCCGCCCAAGGAGTTCCTCCCGGCCATGGCCGACGCGGCCCACGAGCTGGGCGCGCTGTTCATCGCCGACGAGATGATCACCGGCTTCGGCCGGACCGGGAAGCCGTGGGGCGTGGATCACTCCGGCGCCCGCCCGGACATCGTGACGCTCGGCAAGGGGTTCGGCTCCGGCTTCCCCATCGCCGGCGTGCTCACCCGCGACGCCATCTCGCAGGCGAAGCCCTGGGCGAACCCCTCGGGCGCCTCCTCCAGCTACGGCGGCAACGCGCTGGCCGCGGCGGCGGCGCGCGCGTCGGTGCGCACCATCCGTGACCAGAAGCTGTGGGAGAACGCCGAGAAGGTCGGCGCGGCCATGCTCGCGGAGCTGCGCCGGATGCAGGAGCGGCACCCCTTCATCGGCCAGGTCCGCGGAGCGGGCCTGTTCCTCGCCATCGAGATGGTGAAGGACCGCAAGACCAAGGAGCCGGTCGACACGGCGGTCATGAAGGACGTCTACCAGCGGTGCGTGCGGCGGGGGCTCCTCGCCATGACCTACAGCCCCCACATCCGCCTCCAGCCGGCGCTCACGATCGACGAGGACACGGCGCTCGAGGGATTGTCCCTGCTCGACGAGGCGTTCCGGGAGCTGGACGAGAGCGGCCGCTGGCGGTGA
- a CDS encoding GtrA family protein: MTAPARRGLVAEIGRFVRANLSSTLASGAEYVLVTGLVLAGLHYLYAASAGAVLGALVDFTLKRHWAFDRAAKGAVHHEGLRYLLVSATSLGLNLALAYALVDGLHLPAVPGVIAASLVVGFAWNYPLHRLYVFRTAHRRGGPILGHAERRASLAAPLEAPGRAAPGGRP, from the coding sequence ATGACGGCGCCCGCCCGGCGCGGGCTCGTGGCCGAGATCGGCCGCTTCGTGCGCGCCAACCTCTCCTCCACCCTCGCCTCCGGCGCCGAGTACGTGCTCGTCACCGGGCTGGTCCTCGCCGGGCTCCACTACCTGTACGCGGCCTCCGCGGGCGCGGTGCTGGGCGCGCTGGTGGACTTCACGCTGAAGCGCCACTGGGCGTTCGACCGCGCCGCCAAGGGCGCCGTGCACCACGAGGGGCTGCGCTACCTGCTGGTCTCGGCCACCTCGCTCGGCCTCAACCTGGCGCTCGCCTACGCCCTCGTCGACGGGCTCCACCTGCCCGCGGTCCCCGGCGTCATCGCCGCCTCGCTGGTGGTCGGCTTCGCCTGGAACTACCCGCTGCACCGGCTCTACGTGTTCCGCACCGCGCACCGCCGCGGCGGGCCCATCCTCGGCCACGCCGAGCGCCGGGCGAGCCTCGCGGCGCCGCTCGAGGCACCCGGGCGCGCGGCGCCGGGGGGCCGGCCGTGA
- a CDS encoding phosphatase PAP2 family protein, with protein MEPQPTANEAVVPQRRSPTLAQRVRDTPPGVLYGALGGMGAYLVAMRLFQGVSRPEQLALCTAMLGLVVWSDATRRFFIGMLPFLLFGIVYDLTHITQPLFRYLHIHIAEPYAFDRALFGIREGGAVLTPNEFFARHHWPVVDLFTGTAYIVFVYWAIGFAAYLAIFRRDEEGRRLLARFGWTFLLMNVVGFATYYVYPAAPPWYVADHGFGPADFSVRSSAAGAARWDALTGIPYFAGFYGRSADVFGAIPSLHVSYPLLTFLFGIELRRRWLDLASFALFALVSFAAVYLSHHYVLDVLLGVLYTVVAWGIDRWLQARRRAGAAGA; from the coding sequence ATGGAACCGCAGCCCACCGCGAACGAAGCCGTCGTCCCGCAGCGCCGCTCGCCGACGCTGGCCCAGCGCGTGCGGGACACGCCGCCGGGCGTTCTTTACGGCGCGCTCGGCGGCATGGGCGCCTACCTCGTCGCGATGAGGCTCTTCCAGGGCGTGAGCCGCCCCGAGCAGCTCGCGCTGTGCACCGCCATGCTGGGGCTCGTGGTGTGGAGCGACGCCACGCGCCGCTTCTTCATCGGCATGCTGCCGTTCCTGCTCTTCGGCATCGTCTACGACCTGACGCACATCACCCAGCCGCTCTTCCGCTACCTCCACATCCACATCGCCGAGCCGTACGCGTTCGACCGCGCCCTGTTCGGCATCCGGGAGGGCGGGGCGGTGCTCACCCCGAACGAGTTCTTCGCCCGGCACCACTGGCCGGTCGTCGATCTCTTCACCGGCACCGCGTACATCGTCTTCGTCTACTGGGCGATCGGCTTCGCCGCGTACCTGGCGATCTTCCGGCGCGACGAGGAGGGCCGCCGGCTGCTGGCGCGCTTCGGGTGGACGTTCCTGCTCATGAACGTGGTCGGGTTCGCGACCTACTACGTCTACCCGGCCGCGCCGCCCTGGTACGTGGCGGACCACGGCTTCGGGCCGGCCGACTTCTCGGTGCGCTCCTCGGCGGCGGGGGCGGCGCGCTGGGACGCGCTGACCGGCATCCCCTACTTCGCCGGCTTCTACGGGCGGAGCGCCGACGTCTTCGGGGCCATCCCCTCGCTCCACGTCTCCTACCCGCTGCTCACCTTCCTGTTCGGGATCGAGCTCCGGCGGCGCTGGCTCGACCTGGCGAGCTTCGCGCTCTTCGCGCTCGTCTCCTTCGCGGCGGTCTACCTCAGCCACCACTACGTGCTCGACGTGCTCCTGGGCGTCCTCTACACGGTGGTGGCGTGGGGGATCGACCGGTGGCTCCAGGCGCGGCGGCGGGCCGGCGCCGCGGGGGCGTGA
- a CDS encoding TolC family protein, with the protein MTTYIVATLLFAAGPPCGPLDLDTALGLAASRSDEVAIKQADVVTAQADEAMARALRIVPQATATVLTGPAPEARGDFLKPETIVGTNRSLYGIRPFVRVEIQALQPIYTWGRLDAASEAAQAGLEARELLVQDTTSQVQLRVVQTWWGVALAKRFLAIAGDVRGALAQAAQHVKEAMANGDEDVSPADRYRVDLARGVVEGRAAEAQKGLDLAQVALAAMLGTDPARLALQEAPLDPPAAAVPDRAAALDAAERQRPDLRALGDAIRARDAEVKAERAANKPQFFLGAQFVYSYAPNRDIQLNPWVSDWFNTLSLGALIGFRQDLALPMMSARAQKAQAERDALAQQREGLARLVQVQVDTGLAELRAAQARHVAAQAALGSGKALFRSTGLDFAAGLIDAKSLIDAYTQYVESQVAAAQAAYDLYVARAKLAQVTGEAPRKGVQCELP; encoded by the coding sequence ATGACCACCTACATCGTCGCCACGCTCCTCTTCGCGGCCGGCCCACCGTGCGGGCCGCTCGACCTCGACACCGCGCTCGGCCTCGCAGCCTCACGCAGCGACGAGGTCGCCATCAAGCAGGCGGACGTCGTCACCGCCCAGGCGGACGAGGCGATGGCCAGGGCGCTCAGGATCGTCCCGCAGGCCACCGCGACCGTCCTCACCGGCCCCGCCCCCGAGGCGCGTGGCGACTTCCTCAAACCGGAGACGATCGTCGGCACCAACCGGTCGCTCTATGGGATCCGGCCTTTCGTCCGCGTCGAGATCCAGGCACTGCAACCGATCTACACCTGGGGTCGCCTCGACGCTGCGTCTGAGGCGGCGCAGGCCGGCCTCGAGGCGCGCGAGCTGCTGGTACAGGACACGACCTCGCAGGTGCAGCTCCGGGTGGTGCAGACGTGGTGGGGGGTCGCGCTGGCGAAGCGGTTCCTCGCCATCGCCGGCGACGTCCGCGGTGCCCTGGCGCAGGCCGCGCAGCACGTGAAGGAGGCGATGGCGAACGGCGACGAGGACGTCTCGCCCGCCGACCGCTACCGCGTGGATCTCGCCCGCGGCGTCGTGGAGGGGCGCGCCGCCGAGGCGCAGAAGGGCCTCGACCTGGCGCAGGTCGCCCTCGCCGCCATGCTCGGGACCGATCCCGCGCGTCTCGCGCTGCAGGAAGCGCCGCTCGACCCGCCCGCCGCGGCCGTGCCGGACCGCGCCGCCGCGCTGGACGCGGCCGAGCGGCAACGGCCCGACCTGCGCGCGCTGGGCGACGCCATCCGGGCGCGCGACGCGGAGGTGAAGGCCGAGCGCGCCGCCAACAAGCCGCAGTTCTTCCTCGGCGCGCAGTTCGTCTACTCCTACGCGCCCAACCGCGACATCCAGCTCAACCCCTGGGTGAGCGACTGGTTCAACACCCTCTCGCTGGGCGCCCTGATCGGCTTCCGCCAGGACCTGGCGCTGCCCATGATGTCCGCCCGCGCGCAGAAGGCGCAGGCGGAGCGGGACGCCCTGGCTCAGCAACGCGAGGGCCTCGCCCGCCTGGTACAGGTGCAGGTGGACACCGGGCTCGCCGAGCTCAGGGCGGCGCAGGCCCGGCACGTTGCCGCCCAGGCGGCGCTTGGCTCGGGCAAGGCGCTGTTCCGCTCGACCGGGCTCGATTTCGCCGCGGGGCTCATCGACGCGAAGAGCCTCATCGACGCCTACACGCAGTACGTCGAGAGCCAGGTCGCGGCGGCGCAGGCTGCGTATGACCTCTACGTCGCGCGAGCGAAGCTCGCGCAGGTAACGGGCGAAGCCCCCAGGAAAGGCGTGCAATGCGAGCTGCCCTGA
- a CDS encoding MlaC/ttg2D family ABC transporter substrate-binding protein, with translation MRAALTLTLTALLLGGRALAAEGTATEALRARDAEIRAALPPAGGQVTPEVRRRLESIVTRAVDLRGMVQAAMGKRWAETPEKQRRRLIGAFESRFRKASGGELDAYRSTQIDYRPEAPQPEGTVQVPTKVVVKGEPTDITYTLKREAPGWRIVDITVDGVSTVENYRSSFSRIIGKEGVDGLIRRLEKGGGEPAPKAGATAR, from the coding sequence ATGCGAGCTGCCCTGACCCTCACGCTGACGGCGCTGCTGCTGGGGGGCCGAGCGCTCGCCGCCGAGGGCACCGCCACCGAGGCGCTCCGCGCCCGCGACGCCGAGATCCGCGCCGCGCTGCCGCCCGCCGGCGGCCAGGTGACCCCCGAGGTGCGCCGCCGCCTGGAGTCCATCGTGACGCGGGCGGTGGACCTGCGGGGGATGGTGCAGGCCGCCATGGGCAAGCGCTGGGCGGAGACCCCCGAGAAGCAGCGGCGGCGGCTCATCGGCGCGTTCGAGTCGCGCTTCCGCAAGGCCAGCGGCGGGGAGCTCGACGCCTACCGCTCGACGCAGATCGACTACCGGCCCGAGGCGCCGCAGCCCGAGGGGACGGTCCAGGTCCCCACCAAGGTGGTGGTGAAGGGTGAGCCCACCGACATCACCTACACCCTGAAGCGGGAGGCGCCCGGCTGGCGGATCGTCGACATTACGGTGGACGGCGTGTCCACCGTCGAGAACTACCGCTCCTCCTTCTCGCGCATCATCGGCAAGGAGGGCGTCGACGGCCTCATCCGGCGCCTGGAGAAGGGCGGCGGCGAACCCGCGCCGAAGGCCGGCGCGACGGCGCGGTGA
- a CDS encoding CDP-alcohol phosphatidyltransferase family protein — translation MLDHYLDYLETPTLRWGPLVLTACFLAAFVAFALKSAIQGRPHTARVEKAGGSILLGKYVMEYGLWVFGPLTRTAIHLGVHPDFFSWTSLVLQMGAAVLIAGGFFGLGAWVLILGAFCDALDGAVARARGIASDAGEVLDAAMDRWAEMAVFFGYAWYYRSQGWAFLLACAACAGAVMVSYARAKGESFGIDASMGLMQRHERAVWLAVSTLGSALWELWRPTPSGEFAYHTPVLFALGMIGALGNWTAWIRTQYTRQELRKR, via the coding sequence GTGCTCGACCATTACCTCGATTACCTGGAGACCCCCACCCTGCGCTGGGGGCCGCTCGTCCTGACGGCCTGCTTCCTGGCCGCCTTCGTCGCCTTCGCGCTCAAGAGCGCGATCCAGGGGCGGCCCCACACGGCGCGCGTCGAGAAGGCGGGCGGCAGCATCCTGCTCGGCAAGTACGTCATGGAGTACGGCCTGTGGGTGTTCGGGCCGCTCACCCGGACCGCCATCCACCTCGGCGTCCACCCCGACTTCTTCTCCTGGACCTCCCTCGTCCTGCAGATGGGCGCGGCGGTGCTCATCGCCGGCGGCTTCTTCGGGCTCGGCGCGTGGGTGCTCATCCTGGGCGCCTTCTGCGACGCGCTCGACGGCGCGGTGGCGCGCGCGCGCGGCATCGCCTCCGACGCGGGCGAGGTGCTCGACGCGGCGATGGACCGCTGGGCCGAGATGGCCGTGTTCTTCGGCTACGCCTGGTACTACCGGAGCCAGGGGTGGGCCTTCCTCCTCGCCTGCGCCGCCTGCGCCGGCGCGGTGATGGTGAGCTACGCGCGCGCCAAGGGCGAGTCGTTCGGCATCGACGCGTCCATGGGGCTCATGCAGCGGCACGAGCGCGCCGTGTGGCTCGCGGTCTCGACGCTCGGCTCCGCCCTGTGGGAGCTGTGGCGCCCCACCCCGTCGGGCGAATTCGCGTACCACACGCCGGTCCTGTTCGCGCTCGGCATGATCGGCGCGCTCGGCAACTGGACCGCCTGGATCCGCACCCAGTACACGCGCCAGGAGCTCCGGAAGCGATGA